In the Candidatus Bathyarchaeia archaeon genome, CAGTTACCTTCAAAGTTGCTTTGGCAATCCTACCATGGGCGTGGCACCTGCTGACATAAACTGGATTATGATGGTGGAGAAATTCCACGGGTGGGCAGGTGGTGCCTCAAGCATCGCCGTTATAATCGTCGGTCTTGCTCTCTTTGTCGTTGCACGTCGCTACATAAAATGGAGAATTACCCTCACATACTTTGTCGGCATCTCATTAATGTCCGTGTTAATGTCCACTATCTACGCAGACGGAGACCTATTCACACGACTCATCTTCGAAGTCTTCATAGGCAGCTCAATCTTCATGGCGTTCTTCATGGCCACTGACCCCGCAACAACGCCCATAACGCATACTGGACAAATAATCTTCGGCGCTGGCTTAGCCGTCCTGACAATCCTCATTCAGACATACATGAACTTCTTCGGAGGCGCCCTTCTTGCGTTGCTCATAATGAACTTGGTTACGCCAAAGCTTGACGGCATCGGAAAAGGCAAAGCAACAACTGAAACCAAAGAACCCAAGCTTCCAAAACCAAAAGCCTTCCCACCAGAGAAAATCAAAGAATACCCATGTATGCGTTGCGGTGCTTGCATGAATGTATGCTGCCACAAACTGAGCCCAATTCTAATTAAGCAGGCTTTCGACAAGCAAAACTTTGACGCTTTGATAAAACTGCACCCCGACTACTGCACTGGCTGTGGACACTGCACCTTTATCTGCCCCGCAAGAATCGACTTGCGAAAGAGCGTACTCCAAGCTAAGGGCGCGCTACGCGGTTAGTAGCCGTCCCCTTTTTTCCTTTTTTGTTAAGACACCCCGTTTTTGATGTGGCTGATTTTACCCGCGCAAGCAAAATCCCTGTTCATTCCTTCATTTTTTGGTTGAATCATTGTTCCTTTAGCCTTGTTCCGCTTCAGATAGGCATTAAATTTATAAACGCGCCCAAACGTAATAGTTGAATCAAAAGAGGGAAAACATTTGGAAACAGAGAAATTTAAACTAAAAGATATCGCTTACGGTCTCGTAGTACCAGTGCTTGTCGGCTTGATTATCATCGCTTTTCCCGCAATTCTCCGCCCTGCCTTAGACTCATGGTTCCCACCACCAGACATGATGACTGGCTCTGCTGGCTCCCCATACGCTTTCCTGACGGCAATTTTCACTCACGGTTTTGCTCAGATGGTCATATTCGCAATCCCGCTTATCCTCGGCTTAGTTTGGAACAAGTGGGCAGGCGGCGCTGCAGGCTTTCTGATGGGCACACTATACTATGTTGCAAACGCTGGCTACAACATTATGGTCAGCTCAATAACAGGTATACAAGTAGTGCAAGCCTTCGGCATTGAAGCGCTTGACGCAAGCTTGTTCCCGAATTTGTTTGCGGACCCAAGCTTCATCGGAAACTACATTGTCGGCGGCATACTTGTTGGCTACATCACTGGCTCACTCAGCAACGGCTCATACAGCTTTAAACGGATGTTAGGCGCTGGTCTCACTGCTGCAATCACTGTTGGTGTGCTCCAATTCATCCTGAACATGACAGTTGCATACGGCGCATGGATGTCACAAGGCGACCCATTCCAAGCATTCTATCTAGTTATGCTACCCATGGCAATCTTAGGCGTACTTGGACCAGTCATCGCAAAAGTAATGACTTGGTACGGTCTACAACCAGTAAAGCACTACTAAACCAACCTTTCTTTTCTCTTTTTCATTTTACCACAAAAGCTCGCAGCCCTTTCTGTTTCTGACAACAACGCCAGAATTATTAAAGCTGATTAGCCGTGTAAAACAAAAAAAGGAAGAACCTGCATTTAGCAGGGAGCGGTTTTCTGCGCGAATTCCCACGCGATGTTGCCTTTCCAAACTTCACCTTGCTTGGTCAGGCGAACTTCCTTGTCGTCAATTTCAATAAGCCCCTTCGCCTTGAGATTTTCAAGCTGTGGTGCGAAGACGTCTTCGGGAAGTTTGCCAAACTTCTCCATAAACTCTGCTTTACTAACTGGTAACCTGATATAGAGGCGGCTCATTTCCCGTCGCATCATGTCTTCATCAGAGGATTCAGAGAGCTTTTGGATGGGTAGCTTGCCTGACTGCACAATTGCCATGTATTCGTGGATGTCGTCGGCGTTGCTGTAGCTGAACCGCTGCAGGTAACCCATAAAGCAGCCTGCACCCGTAGTGAGGATGCCGCCCCATGGCCAACCGTTAAGGCAGTTTTCCCGCATATGCCACTCGTTGCGGCTAAAGCGGTCATGACCCACAGCTTTGTAGCCGGCATCCGTCAGGAGCTTGTAAGCAGCAAGATACATCTCTTTCTCAAAGTCCGCGTCGGCTTGTGGTGGCACCACACCTTTCTGAATCATCTTTTCCAGCGGTGTTCCGGGGTCAACGTGTAGAGAGTAGCAGTCAATTTCCACGTCTAACTCGACGGCTTTCTTGAGGGTTTCAATCCAGCTTTCCATGGTCTGCGTCGGGAAGTTATACATAAGGTCAACGCAGACACATAACTCAAGTTTGCGGGCGTGACGGATGGCTTTCTCCACATCTTCGGCGGAGTCGGGCAGGCACATCAGTTTTCGTAGCCTGTTGTCAAAGGTTTGGGCACCCATGTCCATTTGGTAGACGCCGTACTCAGCGAGTTTGTCAATTTTTGGCAGCGCCAACGTCTTGGAGGAGCCTGTGACTTTGATAAAGTACTCCTTGTTTAATGTAAAGTTGGCTTTACAGAAGTCAATGAGGTCAATCATTTGTTCTGCCGCGAGCACGCTCGGGGTACCGCCGCCTAAAACAATCTCGTCAAACACGCTGGTTTTGACGTACTTAGTTTTAGCGTACATTGCCAGCTCTTTTTTGAGTTGTTCCATGTAGGGTTCAATTTCCACCCTGCTGGTGGCGGTGGTGGGGAAATAGCAGAAAGCACATCGGCTATCACAAATTGATATCCAAGGTTGTAGCTCCATCAGCCTGCCAGAGGTGTTTTCGGTGTTTAGGAACTCCATGAACGCCTGGTAGGTTTCAGGTTTAATTTCTGGGTAATCCCGGTATGTGTGGGGGGGCCAATTTGCTCTTTCTTCATAAACGTCTGATTTACTTTGCGATGTTGCGTTTTTCATTTTTTTGAAGCCTCAAACGCCTGAATGGAAAAAACGTTTAATAGCAGATAAAGTTTCCGTTACCCCACGCAAGGTGCTTCTGCAATGGTTTTTTGGTGCAGGGTGTTCTTCTGAATAGTCTTAAGTACCTCTTCTCCTGAAACCACATATATTTGCAGCGGTGGACCGAGTTGAAGAGCACTTCCAGATGGGCATTCAAAGTGGGCTTATTTGCGGCGCTGGCAGTCTGGTTTGGCTCCTCCGCCGTTCAGGTCGGCAGAAGCCTCATCACTGGCGTAGCTGATCCCTTCACAGATATCCCCGGTGCCGTCGGGCTAAGCTTTCGCATCGCCGCCGCTTTTGTCGCCTTAGTTGCGGTGCTGTTTTACCTGGCAAAACGCGCATTTTCAGATGTTGAATTGATTACCACTTTTCGCTGGCTGGTTCTGCTTGAAGCAGCCTACTTTGTGCTGTTTTTGCCCTCCGCCGTTTGGGGCTTCCAATACAGCAGCGTCTTGTACTCCCGCGAATTCTTCATCATAGAAGCAGGTTTACCCTGCCTTGTTGAAGCCCTCATAATGCCTACCGTGCTGCTGATGTTCTTCTTTAAACTAAAACCCAACACGCCTGCCGCCCCCGTCATCAAATGGGGTCTGATAACCGCGTCTGCCTACCTTTTTGTCATCTGGTTTAATTACACGGCGCAGTGGTGGAGCGACATTTACCTTCATGGGCTGGGCTTCTTGGAGTCCAACCTGTACCTTTTCGAGTTTGCCTTAACCGTCGGCGGGCTGCTGCTTTTGGCAATCTACACGGTGGTTTACACAAAAAACTCAGTTGGGGCGCAAACTTTGGCGGGGCTGGATTTGCGGCGGGCAGGTGCCATCTTGACAGCGTTGGGCTTGTACTTTGATGTTTTAGTGGTTTTGTGGGTTCTGTTTGGCGACGCCAGTTTTGGCAGGTTAACCGTGTGGCCTGCGTTTTCGGTGCTTCACAACGTTGATGTCTGGATGGCGGCGTTGCCGCTGGTCGGGTTACCGCTTATGTTTTCAAAGAAAAGAAAAACTGCCCAAGAAAAATGATGAAGGTTACTGCGTTTTTTTGCGCAGTACTTCGGGTATGTAGGGGCAGGCGGGGTCGGATTCGTACATGTCGCCCGTGTAGGCGTAGGCGCGGTTTCGGCATCCGCCGCATATGTCGCGGTACTCGCAGACTCCGCATTTGCCCTTGAGGACGTTGCGGTCTTGGAAGCTCGTGTAGAAGGGTGACGCTTTGATTTCGTCCCACGCCGTCTGCAGGCTCTTGTTCCGGATGTTGCCCAGCTTCATGGGTTCATCGGGAGTCAAGTCAGTGTAGAAGCAGGGAATCAGGTCGCCGTTCTCGGTGACGCTCACGTAGCCGCCAAACGCGAAGTAGGTGCATTTGCCGTGGAATTTGTGTTCGTACCATTCATCAAAGTTGGGGATGTTACGTTGCTTGACGACGCGTGCAAAGTGGGGGCAGTGGACGTGGATTTCGAATTTGCCCTCGTACTTTTGGGTTAGGTCCCAGATGTGGTTAAGCGTCCACTCGTACTGCTCAGGCGAGGGGGCAAGCTCCATAGTAACTTTGGCTCTGCCGCTGGGCACCAAGTGGTTATACCAGACAAAGTTGGCGTGGTATTTGTCGGCGAGTTCGGCGACGTGGTCAAGGTGCTGGTAGTTAATGGTGGTGATGGCGCAGGCTAAGCCGTTAAGGATTTTGCCTTTGGATAGCTTCTCGATGGCGGCTAAGGCTTTTTTGTAGCTGCCTATGCCTCGGAGTTGGTCGTTGATTTCTTCTGGTCCGTCGATGCTTACTGACGTCCAGACCTGGTTTTTGACGAGGTTGTCGTATATGCTGCCGTCGACGAAGACGCCATTGGTAAGCAGGCAGACATTGAGGCCTTTGCTTTTGGCGTAGGTTACGATTTCAAAGATGTCGGGTCGAGTGAGGGGTTCGCCGCCTTTGATGCCGAACCACCGCACACCAAACTTGGTGACCTCGTCAACGAGGTGAAAGGCTTCTTTGGTTGTGAGTTCGTTGGGGGCTTTGGCGCCTGTGGCGTCGACGTTGCAGTATTTGCATCGGGCGTTGCAGGCTCCTGTAGCACGCCAAGAAGTCATAAGTAATGGACCTTTATGTACCATGAACAGAATTCCTCTTACATATGTCCTGAATGTGTTTCTAGTTTAGAGTTGTCAACCTAAAAAAGATTATGCGCTTCACGCTTAGCTGGAGGCTGCTTTGTTTTTTTACGGTTGACGGTTTTGGACGCATTTTCTCCGTGTAGCAATTGCTGTAGCCAAACCTGTTGCCGTAATCAAAGCCAAAACGGTGGCAGGCGAAAACTCTGGTACAGTCGGCGACGGCGTAGCGTTCTCAGTTGTTGATGTTGCTGGCGCTGACTCAGAAGACT is a window encoding:
- a CDS encoding RnfABCDGE type electron transport complex subunit D encodes the protein MSKPKEYSSMTKDKLMTYTFVALLVLTIVTIALWSPITVMHIDGSQGWNLGLTLAACALVAVGVAVGIDVLFYKLVSDSPLNIMSAAVFGLIVTLSYSYGVPLMNTEAVLPVEAPGALIFVAAIAMVGMVVFKKVMSGRKLVNPAAAAKFLVLLPLLNSVFLAVDHMKDSMLGVPALAGPIGPGLTPINGNGFASFSSYLQSCFGNPTMGVAPADINWIMMVEKFHGWAGGASSIAVIIVGLALFVVARRYIKWRITLTYFVGISLMSVLMSTIYADGDLFTRLIFEVFIGSSIFMAFFMATDPATTPITHTGQIIFGAGLAVLTILIQTYMNFFGGALLALLIMNLVTPKLDGIGKGKATTETKEPKLPKPKAFPPEKIKEYPCMRCGACMNVCCHKLSPILIKQAFDKQNFDALIKLHPDYCTGCGHCTFICPARIDLRKSVLQAKGALRG
- a CDS encoding coproporphyrinogen-III oxidase family protein, translated to MKNATSQSKSDVYEERANWPPHTYRDYPEIKPETYQAFMEFLNTENTSGRLMELQPWISICDSRCAFCYFPTTATSRVEIEPYMEQLKKELAMYAKTKYVKTSVFDEIVLGGGTPSVLAAEQMIDLIDFCKANFTLNKEYFIKVTGSSKTLALPKIDKLAEYGVYQMDMGAQTFDNRLRKLMCLPDSAEDVEKAIRHARKLELCVCVDLMYNFPTQTMESWIETLKKAVELDVEIDCYSLHVDPGTPLEKMIQKGVVPPQADADFEKEMYLAAYKLLTDAGYKAVGHDRFSRNEWHMRENCLNGWPWGGILTTGAGCFMGYLQRFSYSNADDIHEYMAIVQSGKLPIQKLSESSDEDMMRREMSRLYIRLPVSKAEFMEKFGKLPEDVFAPQLENLKAKGLIEIDDKEVRLTKQGEVWKGNIAWEFAQKTAPC
- a CDS encoding radical SAM protein, with translation MVHKGPLLMTSWRATGACNARCKYCNVDATGAKAPNELTTKEAFHLVDEVTKFGVRWFGIKGGEPLTRPDIFEIVTYAKSKGLNVCLLTNGVFVDGSIYDNLVKNQVWTSVSIDGPEEINDQLRGIGSYKKALAAIEKLSKGKILNGLACAITTINYQHLDHVAELADKYHANFVWYNHLVPSGRAKVTMELAPSPEQYEWTLNHIWDLTQKYEGKFEIHVHCPHFARVVKQRNIPNFDEWYEHKFHGKCTYFAFGGYVSVTENGDLIPCFYTDLTPDEPMKLGNIRNKSLQTAWDEIKASPFYTSFQDRNVLKGKCGVCEYRDICGGCRNRAYAYTGDMYESDPACPYIPEVLRKKTQ